One Mytilus trossulus isolate FHL-02 chromosome 5, PNRI_Mtr1.1.1.hap1, whole genome shotgun sequence DNA segment encodes these proteins:
- the LOC134717979 gene encoding uncharacterized protein LOC134717979, translated as MNKLTSNDSLHSAITEKKLKLLKILLEGGSEVNRRAYDGKTALMIICSDFGEEHDADYIIAVIQLLLKHKADPNLQDRKGRTAIMYSLRNLQPKTGVNILLKHGADPFICDNFGKNAFSFIDTENWSEYKESFSQYVEPTKQQYVLFPTTSAINEKRNDKIKACSFLQKEKKRVYSLEYHDTICRLLTRRQTDENKDTTCDNSIHDRSFDDMFSPQSAPVENENKITVKKKMLRRASHTPSYTNENIEFSSIIMEAEYGNARQKRVNSNPTASRKTDYERDRANSFKGKRQQKPKRRHSSSVEASTNDLFIFNKDEGERSSMFGKSIVTRNSDTDISLNDKNFLMHGAVRSYQKLPPIEKMTNEINRND; from the exons atgaacaag TTGACTTCAAATGATTCTCTCCATTCGGCTATCACGGAGAAGAAACTGAAACTGTTGAAAATTCTGCTTGAAGGTGGATCAGAAGTTAATAGACGTGCATACGATGGAAAAACAGCTTTAATGATAATATGTTCTGATTTCGGAGAAGAACATGATGCAGACTACATAATTGCAGTTATACAGTTACTGCTTAAGCACAAAGCTGACCCTAACCTTCAAGATCGTAAGGGCAGAACCGCTATTATGTATTCCTTGAGAAACCTTCAGCCAAAAACAGGTgtgaacattttattaaaacatggTGCAGATCCATTTATTTGTGACAATTTCGGTAAAAATGCTTTTAGTTTTATTGACACAGAGAATTGGTCCGAGTACAAAGAAAGCTTCAGTCAGTATGTCGAACCAACGAAACAAcaatatgttttgtttcccaCAACTTCTgctataaatgaaaaaagaaatgacaaGATAAAGGCATGTAGTTTcctacaaaaagaaaagaaacgtGTCTATAGCTTAGAGTATCACGATACCATATGCAGATTATTGACGCGTAGGCAAACGGACGAAAATAAAGATACCACATGTGATAATTCTATACATGATCGTTCGTTCGACGATATGTTTTCTCCACAGTCTGCTCCAGTTGAGAACGAAAATAAAATTACTGTAAAGAAGAAAATGTTGCGTAGGGCATCACACACTCCAAGTTACACGaatgaaaatattgaatttagtTCGATTATAATGGAGGCAGAGTATGGTAATGCCCGGCAGAAAAGGGTAAATTCAAACCCGACTGCAAGTAGGAAAACTGACTATGAGAGAGATCGTGCAAACTCTTTTAAAGGAAAACGTCAACAAAAGCCAAAACGGCGACATTCTTCTAGTGTAGAAGCTAGTACGAATGATTTGTTTATCTTCAACAAAGATGAAGGAGAAAGATCATCGATGTTCGGAAAATCTATCGTCACCAGAAACTCTGACACTGATATatcattaaatgataaaaacttTCTGATGCATGGTGCCGTCAGATCTTACCAGAAACTTCCTCCAATTGAAAAGATGACGAATGAAATAAACAGAAATGattaa